CAGGTACCGTTTCTCCGTCGGCAAATACATGGCCATGTAGGATGGCAGGAACGGCAAGGCGCACAGCCCCCGGCCCAGGAATGAATCGGACAGCTCCGCGCCGTACTGGAAGATCGTGTAGACACTGCCGGCGATGACGAAAACGGCGAACGAGAGCACGGACAGGAAGGGAAGCGTCGCCAGCGGGAATCCCCGCGCACCGAGCCAGTAGAACGGTAGTGCGAGCGTCGCCAGGAACGCTGGAGCGTACTTGGCCGGCGCAAACCGCTGTAGTCCCCACTCGGTATCGGACGGGTCGACCGCGAAGGCCGTCGCAAGCACCAGCGCAGCCAGCAGCAGGTTGGTTCCGAAGCGCACCAGCGGCCGGCTCCGAATCGTGATCCGGATCGGCTTGACGCGCCTCATGACGTCGAACTGCCTGAGATCCGCGGAAACGGCAACACGGCCGCCTCGTCTTCTCGCGCGATCCCGCCTACGATGGGTCCGATGCGTGTCGATCGTTCTATGGCTACGCCGGTTCGATGAATCCTGCAGTGTCCGCCATACCGTGGCGCCGCTCCGCGCTGCCACTTCTCCTTGCCGCCTTCCTCGCAGCCACGTTTCTGGCTCTGGGCGCCAATTCGGATGTAGGCCGCAACTTCGTCACGGTTGGCTGCGGTGCATTAGCCGTCGCTGCCGTCACCGTCGCCGGACGCTACGCGACGGCTACGATCTCTCCTCCTTTCCTCGTACTCGCGTTCGCTCTGCCGATACAGGCGGTCGTGCAGACGATCGCCGCGTTGACGGGCGTCGTCTCGGACGATTTCGCACCGGTCGCGACACTGGCGGACGCGTCGGCACTGTACGTTGCCTATGCGCTGTTCCTGGTTGCGGCCCGCCTGGCTCTACCGACGCTGGGCGACGTGCGAACGATCGTGACCGCTTTGGTCACGCTCGGCCTGTTGGAAAGCGCCTACGGTGCGCTCAACCTGCTGGCGGGAAACGAATACCTGCTCGTGTTCAAGCGCCTCGCCTACCACGACTCGGCAACCGGGACGCTCGTCAACCGCAATCACTTCGCCTACGTTCTCGAGATGACGATTCCTCTCGCGGTCACCACCGCGATCGCTTCGCTGCCAGCGCGATACTCGGGGACTATCGCCGCTGCCGAAGAGAAGGCCAGGGCAGGCATCGTCATGGTCGCGGTCGCCGTCATGCTGCTGGCGTTGCTGCTCTCGCGCTCCCGCATGGGGCTCGCCAGCCTTGTCGCTGCCGCCGTCATGATGATCGGGTGCGAGCGGGTTCTCCGGCCGGCGGGCGTCTCGCCAAGTGCGTTAGCTGGCCGAGGCGCGGTGGCGATTCTGGTGGCAATCACGTCGGTCTTCGTCGCCGGCGTCGGCTTGGACGTCGCGATCGAGCGCTTCTCCCACGCGAGCTCGGACCTGGAAGTGGGCCGTCTGCCAATCTGGCGGGATAGCTGGCCGATGGCGCTGACGCATCCGTTGTTCGGGAGCGGCTTCGGCGGCTACGGTGAGTTGATCGCCTCCTATCGCGACGGGCCTTCGGGCTTCAGCTATGGCCATGCGCACAGCGATTATCTGGAGACGGCGATCGAGGGCGGCATCGTGGCGGTGCTGGTCGTGGCCGCGTGGATGACCTTCTTCGTCCGCCGCCTGGTGCGCGCTCTCCGTATGACCGTTTCGCCCGAACGTCGCATGATGATCGTAGCGGCCGCGACGGGGATCACCTCGGTCGCGCTGCACTCCACCCTGGACTTCGGCTTGCGCATTCCGGCCGTCGCGTTGACCCTGCTGCTGCTCGTCGCTGTCTTCCTCCGTCTGACGGACGGCGAGGAAGCGCGACCCGTTGTTCGTGCGTGAAACGATGATCGACCTCCATTGTCATCTGCTGCCTGGGATCGACGACGGTCCGCGGACCTGGGGGGAGTCCATCGATCTTTGCCGCGCGATGGTCGACGATGGCATCACCCGTGCCATCACGACGCCGCACCTGATCGACGGCGTGTACGAGAACACGCTGCAAGTGACGCGGCCGCTGGTAGCCGAGCTCCGACAGCGGCTTGGTGACAATGGCATTTGCCTGGATGTCGATGCGGCGGCGGAAATCGACATTTCCTCGCGCTTCGTTTCGGGCGACGGCTCCGACATACCCACCCTGTGCGGCACTGCCGCGCTGCTGGA
This is a stretch of genomic DNA from Candidatus Limnocylindrales bacterium. It encodes these proteins:
- a CDS encoding O-antigen ligase family protein, translating into MQTIAALTGVVSDDFAPVATLADASALYVAYALFLVAARLALPTLGDVRTIVTALVTLGLLESAYGALNLLAGNEYLLVFKRLAYHDSATGTLVNRNHFAYVLEMTIPLAVTTAIASLPARYSGTIAAAEEKARAGIVMVAVAVMLLALLLSRSRMGLASLVAAAVMMIGCERVLRPAGVSPSALAGRGAVAILVAITSVFVAGVGLDVAIERFSHASSDLEVGRLPIWRDSWPMALTHPLFGSGFGGYGELIASYRDGPSGFSYGHAHSDYLETAIEGGIVAVLVVAAWMTFFVRRLVRALRMTVSPERRMMIVAAATGITSVALHSTLDFGLRIPAVALTLLLLVAVFLRLTDGEEARPVVRA